One part of the Vitis riparia cultivar Riparia Gloire de Montpellier isolate 1030 chromosome 8, EGFV_Vit.rip_1.0, whole genome shotgun sequence genome encodes these proteins:
- the LOC117920703 gene encoding alpha carbonic anhydrase 4-like gives MKKTEDESEFSYIEGSETGPEKWGTIKAEWKACGKGKRQSPIDLRNRRVSIFPDFGQLKKKYRPAHAVLKNRGHDVAVEWKGNAGKIKLHGVHFKLKQLHWHTPSEHTVNGTSFQMELHLVHKSARGKIAVIGKTFKLGPPDPFLAKMIDHVTDIPAGEEKDIGIVDASDIKHWGRKYYRYIGSLTTPPCTEGVIWTISKKVNTVSKEQVESLRRVVHDGHEGNARPAQRLNGRPVWLYIPFQMGRPSN, from the exons ATGaaaaaaacagaggatgaaAGTGAATTTAGTTACATAGAAGGAAGTGAGACAGGGCCTGAGAAATGGGGTACGATAAAAGCAGAGTGGAAGGCTTGTGGTAAAGGGAAACGGCAGTCTCCAATCGATCTTCGGAATCGGAGGGTGTCTATATTTCCTGATTTTGGACAATTGAAGAAGAAATATAGACCAGCTCATGCTGTGCTGAAAAACAGAGGCCATGATGTTGCA GTGGAATGGAAAGGAAATGCAGGAAAAATTAAACTGCATGGGGTCCATTTCAAACTGAAGCAGCTCCATTGGCATACACCTTCAGAGCATACAGTCAATGGAACAAG CTTTCAAATGGAACTACATTTGGTACATAAAAGCGCTCGCGGGAAGATTGCTGTTATAGGAAAGACCTTCAAACTTGGACCACCCGATCCTTTTCTTGCAAAG ATGATTGATCACGTAACTGATATACCAGCTGGGGAAGAAAAAGATATCGGGATTGTTGATGCCAGCGATATCAAGCATTGGGGCAGAAAGTACTACAGATATATAGGTTCTCTTACAACGCCCCCTTGCACAGAGGGTGTTATATGGACAATAAGCAAGAAG GTTAACACAGTCTCAAAGGAGCAGGTGGAAAGCTTAAGGAGGGTGGTTCATGAT GGACATGAAGGAAATGCAAGGCCAGCCCAGAGACTGAATGGAAGACCAGTTTGGTTGTATATTCCATTTCAAATGGGACGTCCATCAAATTGA
- the LOC117921068 gene encoding alpha carbonic anhydrase 4-like isoform X2, with protein MHTTSPHFLFLILFSLLLSSLFTIATSSESETDETQFSYIEDTGKGPKRWGQINPDWQACGNGAMQSPIDLLDARVQVLPNLGKLKRDYKPAPAVVKNRGHDVTVEWKGYAGKININGTYFKLQQCHWHSPSEHTFNGSRYNLELHVVHLSSDEKIAVIGITYKYGRADPFLTRMLRHIDSLPVGEEKELGIVNPGDIKFGSRKYYRYIGSLTVPPCTEGVIWTISKKVRTATREQVRALRKAVQDGYEANARPSQEVDGRTVLLYKPSLRRGST; from the exons ATGCATACCACCAGCCCTCACTTCctctttctcattctcttttctcttcttctctcttcccTTTTCACCATTGCCACATCTTCTGAATCTGAAACTG ATGAAACTCAATTTAGTTACATTGAAGATACCGGCAAAGGACCAAAGAGATGGGGCCAGATTAACCCTGATTGGCAAGCCTGTGGTAATGGGGCAATGCAGTCTCCAATTGATCTTCTTGATGCAAGGGTGCAGGTTTTGCCtaatcttggaaaattaaaGAGGGATTATAAACCGGCTCCTGCTGTTGTGAAAAACAGAGGACATGATGTCACG GTGGAATGGAAAGGATATGCAGGAAAGATTAACATCAATGGGACTTATTTCAAACTGCAACAGTGCCATTGGCATTCACCTTCGGAGCACACCTTTAATGGATCGAG GTACAACTTAGAGCTGCATGTCGTTCATTTAAGCTCTGATGAGAAGATTGCTGTTATTGGAATCACCTACAAATATGGAAGAGCTGACCCTTTCCTCACAAGG ATGCTCCGCCACATTGATTCACTCCCGgttggggaagaaaaggaattGGGGATTGTTAACCCGGGTGATATTAAGTTCGGGAGCAGAAAGTACTATAGATATATTGGTTCTCTCACAGTTCCTCCATGTACAGAGGgtgttatttggacaataagcAAGAAG GTGAGGACAGCCACAAGGGAGCAAGTGAGAGCCTTGAGGAAGGCTGTTCAAGAT GGATATGAGGCAAATGCAAGGCCAAGTCAGGAAGTGGATGGAAGAACAGTTTTGTTGTATAAACCCAGTCTGCGTAGAGGTTCTACTTAG
- the LOC117921068 gene encoding alpha carbonic anhydrase 4-like isoform X1 translates to MHTTSPHFLFLILFSLLLSSLFTIATSSESETEDETQFSYIEDTGKGPKRWGQINPDWQACGNGAMQSPIDLLDARVQVLPNLGKLKRDYKPAPAVVKNRGHDVTVEWKGYAGKININGTYFKLQQCHWHSPSEHTFNGSRYNLELHVVHLSSDEKIAVIGITYKYGRADPFLTRMLRHIDSLPVGEEKELGIVNPGDIKFGSRKYYRYIGSLTVPPCTEGVIWTISKKVRTATREQVRALRKAVQDGYEANARPSQEVDGRTVLLYKPSLRRGST, encoded by the exons ATGCATACCACCAGCCCTCACTTCctctttctcattctcttttctcttcttctctcttcccTTTTCACCATTGCCACATCTTCTGAATCTGAAACTG AAGATGAAACTCAATTTAGTTACATTGAAGATACCGGCAAAGGACCAAAGAGATGGGGCCAGATTAACCCTGATTGGCAAGCCTGTGGTAATGGGGCAATGCAGTCTCCAATTGATCTTCTTGATGCAAGGGTGCAGGTTTTGCCtaatcttggaaaattaaaGAGGGATTATAAACCGGCTCCTGCTGTTGTGAAAAACAGAGGACATGATGTCACG GTGGAATGGAAAGGATATGCAGGAAAGATTAACATCAATGGGACTTATTTCAAACTGCAACAGTGCCATTGGCATTCACCTTCGGAGCACACCTTTAATGGATCGAG GTACAACTTAGAGCTGCATGTCGTTCATTTAAGCTCTGATGAGAAGATTGCTGTTATTGGAATCACCTACAAATATGGAAGAGCTGACCCTTTCCTCACAAGG ATGCTCCGCCACATTGATTCACTCCCGgttggggaagaaaaggaattGGGGATTGTTAACCCGGGTGATATTAAGTTCGGGAGCAGAAAGTACTATAGATATATTGGTTCTCTCACAGTTCCTCCATGTACAGAGGgtgttatttggacaataagcAAGAAG GTGAGGACAGCCACAAGGGAGCAAGTGAGAGCCTTGAGGAAGGCTGTTCAAGAT GGATATGAGGCAAATGCAAGGCCAAGTCAGGAAGTGGATGGAAGAACAGTTTTGTTGTATAAACCCAGTCTGCGTAGAGGTTCTACTTAG